One stretch of Limnohabitans sp. DNA includes these proteins:
- a CDS encoding indolepyruvate ferredoxin oxidoreductase family protein, translating into MINNPLTHAANPAVLRDYQLMDNVWASQGVVFLSGTQALVRLVLMQRRYDESQQWNTRGFISGYRGSPLGMVDQVIWKQGEQFKNAGIEFVPAINEELGATQVLGTQRVESDPERTVDGVFGLWYGKGPGVDRAGDALKHGNAYGSSPHGGVLVVAGDDHGCVSSSMPHQSDQVFQSWHMPVVSPADVTELVSFGLYGFALSRYSGAWVGLTALSEVVESSTTVDLDAINAQLGLWKRPQEVQDLTGHVAPADGLHYRWPDLPSLRLESRLHDKLSAVVAFAQVNSIDRQVIVSPQAHIGIVTAGKAHHDLMEVFRRLGLSEASLAAAGVRVIKLGLTFPIETTRMHAFAQGLREILVIEEKAPIVEQQLRDLFYNAPSRPVIVGKRDAQGQALLSALGELRPSRLIVQVADWLQQHTLVALNISHLKVLDFVPADMLSNASDAVKRLPYFCAGCPHNTSTKVPEGSTARAGIGCHFMANWMERDTAGLIQMGGEGVDWVSHSRFTRTPHVFQNLGDGTYYHSGYLAIRQAVAAKCRITYKILFNDAVAMTGGQPVDGVISVDAIARQVESEGVAAVAIVSDDITKFNAVKSRFPSIATFHPREELDMVQRNLRELTGVSVLIYEQTCAAEKRRRRKKGELSDPARRLMIHEGVCEGCGDCGVQSNCVAVLPQETPWGRKRKIDQTHCNKDYSCANGFCPSFVSVIGGRLRRKTGASPQARQQFMAHAARLPDIHPRSTDSPWDLLITGVGGTGVVTVGAVIAMAAHLQGQHASVLDFMGFAQKGGSVLSFVRIAPTRELLNQVRIDTQQADALLACDAVVAASPEALQTIRHGRTRVLVNVHETPVADAVRNPDAQVQTNLLVEKIRFSAGNAQVETFDAQALAEQVLGDTLAANILAMGYAWQRGLVPVSLAALEQAIRLNNVAVEANLLAFTVGRLAAADPMALSVSATANPTQEDLHSYIEQASHHLAAYQNDGWAQRYTRLMNDVHRAIQAAGLSDDTLSMTVARSLHKLMSYKDEYEVARLFSDKAFQAQLDAQFEGDYRLAFHMSPPALFKESDGKAPRKVTLGAWMRPVLGLLAKAKVLRGTIWDPFGYTHERRMERHLIDAQIQLVQELLPLVNTKNQALMRDIMALPLSMRGFGHVKARNVRAAQSRQAWLLHRIDPTRYPRPRDDNGLQQLRGVPIRSV; encoded by the coding sequence ATGATCAACAACCCCCTGACCCATGCCGCCAATCCTGCGGTTTTGCGCGATTACCAGCTCATGGACAACGTCTGGGCGTCGCAGGGTGTGGTCTTTTTGTCGGGCACGCAGGCGCTGGTGCGGTTGGTGCTGATGCAGCGCCGTTACGACGAAAGCCAGCAATGGAACACCCGAGGTTTCATCAGCGGCTACAGGGGCTCGCCACTGGGCATGGTTGATCAGGTCATCTGGAAACAAGGTGAACAGTTCAAGAATGCGGGTATCGAGTTTGTGCCTGCCATCAACGAAGAGCTGGGAGCCACTCAGGTGCTGGGGACGCAGCGCGTGGAATCCGACCCAGAGCGCACGGTCGATGGTGTATTCGGTCTGTGGTACGGCAAAGGCCCGGGGGTGGACCGCGCAGGGGATGCTCTCAAACACGGCAACGCCTACGGCTCGTCACCGCACGGTGGTGTGTTGGTGGTGGCGGGCGATGACCATGGCTGCGTGTCCTCGTCCATGCCGCATCAGAGCGACCAGGTGTTTCAATCGTGGCACATGCCAGTGGTCTCGCCAGCTGATGTCACGGAGCTGGTGAGCTTTGGCTTGTATGGCTTTGCCTTATCACGTTATTCGGGTGCCTGGGTGGGCCTGACCGCGTTGTCAGAAGTGGTGGAAAGCAGCACAACGGTGGATCTGGACGCCATCAACGCGCAGCTGGGTCTTTGGAAGCGACCACAAGAAGTACAAGACCTGACGGGACATGTTGCACCTGCCGATGGCCTGCATTACCGCTGGCCTGATTTGCCGTCTTTGCGTCTCGAATCGCGCCTACACGACAAGCTGAGCGCGGTGGTCGCCTTCGCACAAGTGAACAGCATTGACCGCCAGGTGATCGTCAGCCCGCAGGCCCACATTGGTATTGTCACAGCGGGCAAGGCCCACCATGATTTGATGGAAGTGTTCCGGCGATTGGGCCTGAGCGAAGCCTCACTGGCTGCTGCTGGTGTGCGCGTGATCAAGTTAGGCTTGACCTTCCCGATCGAAACCACCCGTATGCATGCCTTTGCACAAGGCCTTCGGGAGATTCTGGTGATCGAAGAAAAAGCGCCCATCGTCGAGCAACAATTGCGCGATCTGTTTTACAACGCGCCTTCGCGGCCTGTCATCGTGGGCAAACGCGATGCACAAGGTCAGGCGCTCTTGTCAGCGTTGGGCGAATTGCGCCCCTCTCGTCTGATCGTGCAAGTGGCTGACTGGTTACAACAGCACACGTTAGTGGCGCTGAATATTTCGCATCTGAAGGTGCTCGACTTCGTGCCCGCAGACATGCTGAGTAACGCCAGCGATGCGGTCAAGCGGCTGCCATACTTTTGTGCTGGCTGCCCACACAACACATCAACAAAAGTGCCCGAAGGCTCCACCGCGCGCGCAGGCATTGGCTGCCACTTCATGGCCAACTGGATGGAACGCGACACCGCTGGCCTGATCCAGATGGGAGGCGAAGGTGTGGACTGGGTCTCGCACTCGCGCTTTACTCGCACGCCGCATGTCTTCCAGAATCTGGGCGACGGTACGTATTACCACTCGGGCTACCTCGCCATTCGGCAAGCGGTTGCGGCCAAGTGCCGCATCACATACAAAATTTTGTTCAACGATGCGGTGGCGATGACAGGCGGGCAACCCGTCGATGGTGTCATCAGCGTAGATGCCATTGCGCGCCAGGTTGAGAGCGAAGGCGTTGCGGCGGTGGCGATCGTGAGCGATGACATCACAAAATTTAACGCCGTCAAAAGCCGTTTTCCGTCAATCGCCACATTTCATCCGCGTGAAGAATTGGACATGGTACAACGCAATTTGCGCGAATTGACGGGTGTTTCAGTGCTGATTTATGAGCAGACCTGCGCCGCCGAAAAACGTCGACGCCGCAAGAAAGGTGAGCTGAGCGATCCAGCGCGTCGCCTGATGATCCACGAAGGGGTATGTGAAGGCTGTGGTGACTGCGGTGTGCAAAGCAATTGCGTAGCTGTGCTGCCGCAGGAGACGCCATGGGGTCGCAAGCGCAAGATCGACCAGACGCATTGCAACAAGGATTACTCTTGTGCCAATGGTTTTTGCCCGAGTTTTGTCAGCGTGATCGGTGGTCGTTTGCGTCGCAAGACGGGCGCATCACCGCAGGCGCGACAGCAGTTCATGGCACACGCTGCACGCTTGCCTGACATCCATCCTCGCAGCACCGATAGCCCCTGGGACTTGCTGATCACTGGCGTGGGCGGCACCGGCGTGGTGACGGTGGGCGCAGTCATTGCCATGGCAGCGCACCTGCAAGGGCAGCACGCCAGCGTGCTTGACTTCATGGGCTTTGCCCAAAAAGGTGGCTCTGTGCTCAGTTTTGTACGCATAGCTCCCACACGAGAACTGCTCAACCAAGTGCGCATCGATACCCAACAAGCGGATGCCTTGCTGGCATGCGATGCGGTGGTGGCTGCTTCTCCTGAAGCACTTCAAACGATTCGCCATGGGCGTACACGCGTGCTGGTGAATGTGCATGAAACACCTGTTGCCGATGCTGTGCGCAACCCGGATGCGCAAGTGCAAACCAACTTGTTGGTAGAAAAAATACGCTTTTCTGCAGGCAATGCGCAGGTAGAAACCTTTGATGCTCAGGCACTGGCTGAGCAGGTACTGGGCGACACACTGGCCGCCAACATCTTGGCAATGGGTTATGCCTGGCAGCGTGGGCTAGTGCCTGTCAGCTTGGCGGCGCTGGAGCAGGCCATCCGTTTGAACAACGTCGCCGTGGAAGCCAACTTACTAGCCTTCACCGTTGGTCGACTGGCCGCTGCAGATCCCATGGCATTGAGCGTGTCCGCGACAGCAAATCCCACACAAGAAGACCTGCACAGCTACATCGAACAGGCCAGCCACCATCTAGCGGCCTATCAGAACGATGGCTGGGCTCAACGCTACACACGCTTGATGAATGATGTTCATCGGGCCATACAAGCAGCCGGCTTGTCAGATGACACCTTGAGCATGACGGTGGCGCGTAGCCTGCACAAATTGATGAGCTACAAGGATGAATACGAAGTTGCCAGGTTGTTCAGTGACAAGGCCTTCCAAGCGCAACTCGATGCGCAGTTTGAGGGCGATTACCGGCTGGCCTTTCACATGTCACCGCCCGCGCTGTTTAAAGAATCAGATGGAAAAGCACCACGCAAAGTCACCTTGGGTGCCTGGATGCGCCCAGTGTTGGGGCTTCTGGCCAAGGCAAAGGTGTTGCGCGGCACGATATGGGACCCGTTTGGCTACACGCACGAGCGGCGCATGGAACGTCATCTGATTGATGCCCAAATCCAACTGGTGCAAGAGTTGTTGCCCTTGGTCAACACAAAAAATCAAGCGTTGATGCGCGACATCATGGCGCTGCCGCTGTCCATGCGAGGCTTTGGCCATGTGAAGGCCCGCAACGTGCGCGCCGCCCAAAGCCGTCAAGCTTGGCTGCTTCACCGGATCGATCCGACGCGTTACCCGCGTCCGCGGGACGACAATGGTTTGCAGCAATTGCGGGGAGTTCCGATCCGAAGCGTTTGA